The Nicotiana tabacum cultivar K326 chromosome 5, ASM71507v2, whole genome shotgun sequence sequence TTTTTTCTGATATAGGATTTGTCGATGGCATCATATATATTCTTTCTTGTAAAATTTGTTAATCTAGAAGTTTGTCAGTCCTTAATTATTATCTCAACAAATATATGTAGTATCAATATTATTGATCATATTTTTATCATATACAatgttttatttcattattcaCTTATGAAGGTTTTATTTAATATAGTTAGTTATATTGATGGTATATAGcagtttaatttaatatttctGGTGGAAACATAAGGATGCCAAATTGCCAAGTGGTAATCAAAGtaataattaaggaaataaatattttttcttgaaaagTAGCAGGCATCAAAGTGTTATCAGGACACTTAAATTTTTATAtgctttttaattatatttttaattcCTTCCACTTGCACCCATGTTGGAATTTGTAAAAGCTTTAAGTCATGTTCAATTACCCAAAAAATTATAAGGACTAATAATAAAATATACTCACCCCGTCCCATTTTAATTATCGCTTTAGCTCAAAAACTTTATTCCAAAATAATTAACACTTTAGGAATTTAAGACTaaatttgttaattattttaaaatttgtatttattttcaaCTATACCTTAATATTAAGCAAATACTAAATTTTTTAATACTACTcaatttttaaaaagtatttaataGGGTTAACTCATTAAACTATaccttgtattttttttttaatttataaaaatgaaCGTAAAAAGAGCTAAAACAATAGTTAAAATATGACGAAAAGAGTAGTCCATAAAAAGGAGGAAGAAAATTTAGATTTAGCTTAACATAATCTTAATCCACTCATCACCATATACATAATATTTTTTTAGTCATTTTcaaagaataattgttattatcgAAAAGCTCtttacataattatacaaattcATAAGCATTTATTTTTCCCCTAGTACTTGCTTTATTGTTGGTCAATTTCAGTGGTCCCACACAGGGCCAATTTTCTTCTTTATAATAAATAGAGAGCATCAATTATCAACCTTATGAATTTAGTTTTCTATATTAAATTAATATCAaatattgtgaaattaattaGTATTATCTTAGTTTAATATTTCTAAGTAATCATGATGACCACATATTGTGCCTTTTGCTTTAATTTGAAAATGATATGATTTCTACTAACTAATTCGGcgatttaatttattcaattccaTTAAAGGGTTTTTAGCATAAACCCCTTTTATGGAATTGCCTTAGCTTTAActaacaaatatatatatttacattcgatatttatattaaattaaataatttaatgttaatatttaaaaataaacgtAAGAAAATATATCATTTAACATATGAAATTTTAACTTGATGAATACGACCTTTAAAATTCTCATCATTAAATTTATtgtacttttaaaattatgagttcagatctaatatttattaaacttttatgaattttcaaataaaattatataCTCTATATCAAAAATATTGAATTCGCATGAACCCGGTGTCAAAACATTGTGTTCGCCCTTGATTATGGTTATGTGATAAATTTGTGTATGAAAATATATTTATCTTGCTTTCATTGGTTTGATATAAAAGGCTGAGTCAATTAAATCTACTCCTTGCTATGAGATAAGAGACAACTCTATAAATGTCTAGAGTCAAGTGATGTATGATCAAAAAACTTCTTTGAGAGAAAACTGTTGAACTCGGTTTTTCTACTCAGCACTGTCGAATTACTAAGGTCGACTTTCGTCCTTGCTCAACTGGTGAATTTTGCAGTCAAATTCCTTTCTGCCTTTTGACTCAAGGGCCAATCTCCGTCCGGCTCGAGGAATTACAATTTCATTTGATTACTTAGataaaaaaatataagtttaCCTGAAATCCtcatgtcttataattttatctCTTCTATAATATTTAATAACTTACTCAATTTAAAAAgttaaaggaaaaataaaaaatgaaataaaaaataaatctcTAACCAAAAAAGGGAGAAAGTAAAAGTAAAGAAAATGGTTTACAGGCAGTCACTTTTTTCTAACAATAAAAGATAAAGCTATAAATATGGCAATGCTATTAATGTGCACTTTGAAAATAGTACACTAATGATGTAAGAAGTAAAAGGAGGAATATAATTACCAGAATtggaatataaaatatatttacaagagaaaaataataaaataaaagataaattacatttttgcatttttttgaaattttagaaaataataaataaacatgcgTTATTATTAAAAGTTTCTCAATTTTTTTACGAAATTAAAGTTTTTTTAAAAGGTTATTCTATTCAGTAATAACACTCATAAATGTTCAAAAGAGTTAAAATAGTTCAAACATCTATTTTTTGcacaaatattttcaaaaagtttgtttgaattaaaatttccaaaaattgtgGCTTATTAGAAtctttcttcttttactttttcttctttcactATTCACAAGTCAAATCCCACCCTATAAGAACTTTaaataaagcaaaaaataaaaaaaaatgttttctcTTATTTTGGTTCTCCTTTTTTTATATTCATATTTCGTACATTTTGTCTCTATTTGCTTATCAAGAAAACATTAAATAATAAGCAACCATTGAAGGGATTAATATAAAAATGTAgggatatatattttatttattttcccccctctttctctttcttttcttttcaatttttaaaaaaataaaaaaaggagagagagtGATGGTTGTCTTCATGCATTGGCAACCTAATTTCACTTTTTCCAACAACAACTTCTTacttttttaaaattcaaattaataTTTTGTCAGTAATAATCagtataatttaatttattatattggGTTATTTATCATTTATTACTTAGTTATCATTCagtaaatattaattaaataaagttatttgtaattaattttaaactaatgtgatgacataattttttttatactattacttcataaatttaaaattttctattttcaaaattttcttttcaccggacttcaaaccattttcttaacCACAATACATAATTTTCCATCTTTCCATTATTTATTAATTAACCTAATATTTAATAATTTCTTTttctgtcattattattatttcccTTCAATTACGATTCAGACAATCTGAGGAAAGTTAGGAAAAACCCAAattaccttttttcttttctttttaactcCACAAAGacaaaactccatttttcacattttctcatcatttctttaagttaaaaattcaatatttttcctttaatcccCACTCTTTATTTCTTGAAAATAGCTAAAAATCCTTTAAAAAATTCTGATTTTTCCCATTAGCTTCAGCTATTTGCCAGTTAATCCTTCTGTATTTTCTGTTCAGCTGGTAAGATTATCAAAAGTACCTAAAGCttcattcttttttattttattttttcatttgggTTCTGTGGTTTTTAGTCTGTTTTACCCCACCCCCTCAAAATTTTCTGGTAAGAAAACTTTGttgtttttttggtttttattttttatttttttgaaggtTTCTGGAGTGATTTTGGTGTCTTAACTATAGGAAAATGATGGGTTTTTGAGTACatagtgaaaataattttttaaaataatttttctgaTTCTTGAGTGCTTTTTGGCATTCTGCATATAGAAAAGTTATGGTTTTATGAGTAAAAGATTCAACTTTCTGTTGTTTTGTTAGTTTTCtaatatttttgaagatttttggagtaattttttgCGTTTTAACTACAGGAAAATGATGATATTTTTTTGTTAGTTTtcttgattttctgatttttaattagtattttgttaAAAAAAGTTCTGAAGTGATCTTTATTTTGGTGTTTGGATTATAGGAAAATGGTGGGTTTTTGAGTACAAggtgaaataaaaaagaaaaaaaaaattctttttggggtgattttcttGTCGAAAATATTTGAGTTATGGAGGGAAGAGAGAATATGAGTATGAGTGGAGTAACAGTAGTGGGATCAGATGCACCTTCAGATTACCACGTGGCACCCAGAACCACCACTGAATCAGCAGCTCAAATGGTGGTTATTTCACAAACTCCGGCCACTTCCACGGCGGCCGTCGCCGTCACCGGTGGCGGAGCTGGCGGCGGAGCAATAATGGTAGTGAAGAAGAAGAGGGGTAGACCAAGAAAGTATGGACCAGATGGGGCACTGTCACCTAAGCCGATATCGTCGGCGGGGCCCGCGCCGTCGCCGCTGATTGATTTTTCTGTGGAGAAACAACGGGGGAAAATCCGGCCAGTTGGGTTGGTTAGTAAGCCTCATATGCCTAAGATGGACGTTGAAAATTCAGGTAAAGACTTGAACATTTTACTGTTTATAGCTGTGTTGCCGGACTATCCAAAAGtgttgccgcacccgtgtcggatcctccaaaaatgcgctaaatttggaggatccgacacgcacccaACAACATTTTTGTCGAGTCCAAGTATCATAGGTTTATAGTTAGTGGTGGATGTAGCCATTTGCTTGCAGATACTCTTGAAATATTTATAACAATATGCCCAGTGTAATCTCGCAAGTGGGTTGTAGGGAGAGTAGAGGGTAAGCAGACGTTACTCCTGCCTTTATAAGAAGGCAGAGAAACTATTTTCAGTAGGCTCTCGGCTCAGGAAGGATAAAGGGAAGGGGCAATAACAAGCAAACTAATCTGACAACCGAGGGGATATACAAAACTAATGCTAGGTAAAGCAATCAGAAACattccggtgcactaagctcttgCTATGTGTGGGGTGCAGTGAAAGATTGGACCACATTGAGTTCCTACATTTATTTAGGTAGAGACATTTGAAGCATATTAATCAATGAGTTCAATAGAACCAACTTTTTGACACAGCATAATACGTATTTGCTAAAATTTTAACAGATATTAAATTTCGAGCTCGTAATTTTAAAAGTGTAATTCGTTCGGATGTAAGAACCTGTAGGTTGAACACGGCTCTTGTACTATATATAGTTAAATTTTTCTTAAGAAATGTACATATTTAGACTATGTTGGTATTCATTGTGACAAGAGAATATAAGTGCAGTTGTGCTGTAAATGTTCTAATTAAAATCTTGGGTTTCCCTCTGTGTTTAGTTATGTGCACAGTTCTAATTTTTTGCAACACGTGTTGATTAAATGGCCTAATTTTGATCTGTTTTACCAAAAATTAGTCTTTTGAAGTGTAATTCTGGAAGTTGTTTTCTTGATAATTGAATAAAGACGTACCCTCATGGATCTACTGCTTACAAGGAAATTGTAGGGTTAATATTAGTTCCATGATCTATTGCTTATAAAAGGAAGGAATTATGTTCTTAGAATCTTGATCTAATTGTTGAGCTAAGTTAACTTCTAATGTGTCTTAGCGACTAAAGTATTTGGAAGTTCCTTGTGTTAGgcttcatatatatatacaacaacaacaactacaaaaaACCCAGTGCATTCTCACACGTGGGGTTTGGGGACGATAAtgcgtacgcagaccttacccctaccttatcaAGGAAGAGAGGcggtttccgatagacccttgacaggctttatatatatatatatatataattcttttgaattaATGAACTTTCATGGTAAACATGCATTTCTACACACCTAGAAGTATTTCAAATCATTTGCCATATATTATCAAGTgacctttttttccttttgaggGGCGGGTTGAAGGTGGTATGGTCATAATGTTTCATGCTTTGCAGCTGAATTTTTTTCTTTAGTTCGAGTCCCCCAGCCCCGAACGTGACATATGTTTTCGGATGAATATTGGTCTGTAAAGATTCATGTGAAAATATTAATGTTTGAGTTTCTTTCTGTAGGTGAATGGGTCTCATGCTCTGTTGGTGCTAATTTTACACCCCATATTATCACCGTTAATACCGGAGAGGTAAAATACTAGCCAAAGCTGGTACATTTGTGATTTTTATGGGAATTTTTCATAATTTGGTGGCGTAATGTGTCTTGAACTCTTGATTATCATACATCATATTTTATAAATTCTTTCCATAAGCGGGATTTCTCGTGGCTACCATATACataagcatgttttagggaactATTATATATTGAACTTCACGGAAGGTTGCTGATTGTCCTTTTGGTTTTCCTTTAGGATGTTACTATGAAGATTATATCGTTCTCTCAACAAGGACCTCGGGCAATATGCATTCTCTCAGCAAACGGTGTAATTTCAAGTGTTACGCTGCGTCAACCTGACTCTTCCGGGGGCACATTGACGTATGAGGTGCTGCAACTAGTTATTCTCCCTTATTATGGTTAATCTTCTGATTTGCACCGTTTAATGTCATCGTTACCTCTGTGCTTAATGTGTGATCTCTTAGATCAGTTGTTTGTCTTAAATAATTACTGCATATGTTTAGACTTCATTTATATTTGAACAACATTGCATTTATTTATGCACATGCAAGCATGTTCTTTCCGACTCGTTCTAAGGCTATTGGTGTGGCGTTTCCTCCATTGTCTTCAAGTT is a genomic window containing:
- the LOC107801103 gene encoding AT-hook motif nuclear-localized protein 1, with translation MEGRENMSMSGVTVVGSDAPSDYHVAPRTTTESAAQMVVISQTPATSTAAVAVTGGGAGGGAIMVVKKKRGRPRKYGPDGALSPKPISSAGPAPSPLIDFSVEKQRGKIRPVGLVSKPHMPKMDVENSGEWVSCSVGANFTPHIITVNTGEDVTMKIISFSQQGPRAICILSANGVISSVTLRQPDSSGGTLTYEGRFEILSLTGSFMPSETGGMRNRSGGMSVSLASPDGRVVGGGVAGLLVAASPVQIVVGSFLAGNQHQQTTKKNKLEPIIAAVPLSSAENEDSYNHSSAKQIMPASSINWSSSLAPDSRNKPADINVTLPA